Proteins encoded together in one Bacteroides ovatus window:
- the proC gene encoding pyrroline-5-carboxylate reductase: MKIAIIGAGHIGSAIVTCLAQGHLYNEKDIIVSNPNIDKLERLQEHFPAIHITTDNQQAISEAEVIVLAINPWKVDEVLSPLRFSRTQILVSLVSGVCISHLAHLTEAEMPIFRAVPNMAITERSSLTLIASRGTDKEYQQLIKQIFEEGGKCLFLQEKQLDTTSALTSSGIAFALKYMQAVMQAGIELGIPGKDAMQMAAYSMEGATELILNHNTHPLLEIEKVTTPGGTTIKGLNELEHKGFTSSIIQAIKSSATTLIDKEEEDVKIFR; encoded by the coding sequence ATGAAAATAGCTATTATAGGAGCCGGACACATAGGGAGTGCAATCGTCACTTGTCTGGCGCAAGGACATCTTTACAATGAGAAAGACATTATTGTCTCCAATCCAAACATTGATAAACTGGAGAGACTGCAAGAACATTTCCCTGCAATACACATAACGACCGATAACCAACAAGCCATATCGGAAGCCGAAGTAATCGTCCTCGCCATCAATCCCTGGAAAGTAGATGAAGTATTGTCTCCTCTACGTTTCTCACGTACACAAATCCTCGTATCTCTCGTGTCCGGAGTATGTATCTCCCACCTGGCTCATTTGACAGAAGCCGAGATGCCTATCTTTCGGGCAGTTCCCAATATGGCCATTACAGAACGTTCCAGCCTCACTTTGATAGCTTCCCGCGGAACCGATAAAGAATATCAGCAATTAATAAAACAGATATTTGAAGAAGGAGGAAAATGCCTGTTCCTGCAAGAGAAACAACTAGATACCACTTCCGCATTAACCTCCAGCGGAATAGCTTTCGCCTTAAAATATATGCAAGCGGTTATGCAGGCAGGGATTGAGCTAGGAATTCCCGGCAAGGATGCCATGCAAATGGCAGCGTATAGCATGGAAGGAGCGACAGAACTGATTCTGAATCATAACACTCATCCATTGCTGGAAATAGAGAAAGTAACCACTCCGGGTGGAACCACTATAAAAGGATTGAACGAACTGGAGCACAAAGGCTTCACTTCTTCTATTATTCAAGCCATCAAAAGCAGTGCCACAACTTTGATTGATAAAGAGGAAGAAGATGTAAAAATCTTCCGGTAG
- a CDS encoding sigma-54-dependent transcriptional regulator gives MNKILIIDDEVQIRSLLARMLELEGYEVCQAGDCKAALKQLEIQSPDVALCDVFLPDGNGVDLVLNIKKIAPNVEVILLTAHGNIPDGVQAIKNGAFDYITKGDDNNKIIPLISRAVEKAKMNVRLEKLEKKVGQMYSFDSILGESKVLKEAVSLAQKVSVTDVPVLLTGETGTGKEVFAQAIHYSSKRSKQNFVAVNCSSFSKELLESEMFGHKAGSFTGALKDKKGLFEEANNGTIFLDEIGEMAFELQAKLLRILETGEYIKIGDTKPTRVNVRIIAATNRNLQEEIKAGHFREDLFYRLSVFQVHLPSLRERTGDIRILATAFAKSFSEKLSYAINEMTPAFLEALEQQPWKGNIRELRNVIERSLIVCEGGRLDICDLPLEIQNTHYECSDDSVGSFELAAMERRHIARVLEYTKGNKTEAARLLKIGLTTLYRKIEEYKI, from the coding sequence ATGAATAAAATTCTTATTATTGACGATGAAGTCCAGATTCGCAGCCTTTTAGCTCGTATGCTGGAACTTGAGGGCTATGAAGTGTGTCAGGCAGGTGATTGCAAAGCTGCCCTCAAACAACTGGAAATTCAATCGCCCGACGTAGCTTTATGCGATGTTTTTCTTCCTGATGGAAACGGAGTAGATCTGGTGTTGAACATCAAGAAAATAGCTCCCAATGTAGAGGTGATTCTTCTTACTGCTCACGGCAATATTCCCGACGGGGTGCAGGCTATTAAAAACGGTGCATTTGATTATATAACGAAAGGAGATGATAATAACAAGATTATTCCTTTAATCAGCCGTGCCGTGGAGAAAGCAAAGATGAATGTCCGTTTGGAAAAACTGGAAAAGAAAGTCGGGCAGATGTACTCGTTCGATTCTATTCTGGGTGAGTCAAAGGTGTTGAAAGAGGCTGTATCTCTGGCGCAGAAAGTGTCTGTGACAGATGTTCCCGTATTACTGACGGGGGAAACAGGAACAGGAAAGGAAGTCTTTGCGCAAGCTATACATTATAGTAGTAAACGGAGCAAACAGAATTTTGTGGCGGTCAACTGTTCGTCTTTCAGTAAAGAACTGCTCGAAAGCGAGATGTTCGGACATAAGGCTGGCTCGTTTACCGGTGCGCTGAAGGATAAGAAAGGACTTTTTGAAGAAGCTAATAACGGAACGATCTTTCTGGATGAAATCGGAGAGATGGCTTTCGAACTGCAGGCAAAGTTACTGCGTATCCTTGAAACGGGAGAATATATAAAGATCGGTGATACCAAGCCGACAAGAGTCAATGTGCGTATCATTGCTGCTACCAACCGCAACCTGCAGGAGGAGATCAAAGCAGGACATTTCCGTGAAGACTTGTTTTATCGTCTTTCGGTTTTTCAGGTGCATCTTCCTTCGCTTCGTGAACGTACCGGTGATATCAGAATTCTTGCAACTGCTTTTGCCAAAAGTTTCTCCGAAAAACTTTCGTATGCCATCAATGAGATGACTCCCGCTTTTCTGGAAGCGCTGGAACAACAGCCGTGGAAAGGGAACATCCGTGAATTGAGAAATGTGATTGAGCGTAGCCTGATTGTGTGTGAAGGGGGGCGACTGGATATTTGTGATCTTCCTTTGGAAATCCAAAACACTCATTATGAATGTTCGGATGATAGTGTAGGCAGTTTTGAGTTGGCCGCAATGGAACGCAGACATATTGCACGTGTGTTGGAATATACAAAGGGGAATAAAACGGAAGCTGCCCGTTTGTTGAAAATCGGACTTACCACCCTGTACCGGAAGATAGAGGAATATAAAATCTAA
- a CDS encoding MarR family winged helix-turn-helix transcriptional regulator, which translates to MKTICAMRDVFKAMGNFETAFEKMYQITLNEAMILCALKEASEKVTATNLSKQTELSPSHTSKMLRILEEKGLIVRSLGSEDRRQMYFHLTHTGKQRVNELELDKVEIPDLLKPLFK; encoded by the coding sequence ATGAAAACAATATGTGCAATGCGTGATGTATTCAAAGCAATGGGAAACTTTGAAACAGCATTTGAAAAAATGTACCAGATAACGCTAAATGAAGCAATGATATTGTGTGCCCTCAAAGAGGCATCGGAGAAAGTGACGGCTACCAATCTGTCCAAGCAAACCGAGCTAAGCCCCTCACACACATCCAAAATGCTGCGAATACTGGAGGAAAAAGGGCTGATCGTCCGGTCGCTCGGAAGTGAAGACCGGAGACAGATGTACTTCCACCTGACCCATACGGGCAAGCAACGAGTAAATGAACTGGAACTTGATAAGGTAGAGATACCCGATCTACTTAAACCCCTGTTTAAATAA
- a CDS encoding DUF4136 domain-containing protein: protein MKKLIPILLAVFALASCEKDPDMGKLDDNYLVYTNYDKKADFKVPTFYLAPQILVISDSKEPEYLEGEGAEQILAAYTDNMVARGYEAAADQESADLGIQVSYIASTYYFTSYTQPEWWWGYPGYWGPGYWGGNWGGGWYYPYAVTYSYSTNSFLTEMVNLKAEQGDSKKLPVVWTSYLTGFETGSKAINRTLAVEAVNQSFTQSPYLTNK, encoded by the coding sequence ATGAAGAAATTAATTCCTATTTTATTGGCGGTCTTTGCACTCGCTTCATGTGAAAAAGACCCGGACATGGGTAAGCTGGATGACAATTATCTGGTATACACTAACTATGACAAGAAAGCCGATTTCAAAGTTCCTACATTCTATCTGGCACCCCAGATTCTGGTGATTAGTGACAGTAAAGAACCGGAATATCTCGAAGGTGAAGGCGCAGAACAAATTCTGGCTGCTTATACAGACAATATGGTAGCCAGAGGCTACGAAGCAGCAGCAGACCAAGAAAGTGCAGATCTTGGTATCCAAGTGAGCTACATCGCAAGTACTTATTATTTCACCAGCTACACACAACCTGAATGGTGGTGGGGTTATCCCGGATACTGGGGACCTGGCTACTGGGGTGGCAACTGGGGTGGTGGATGGTACTACCCGTACGCTGTAACTTATAGTTATAGCACCAACTCCTTCCTGACAGAAATGGTGAACTTGAAAGCCGAACAGGGAGACAGTAAAAAACTACCTGTTGTATGGACAAGTTATCTGACCGGATTTGAAACTGGTTCCAAAGCTATCAACCGTACTCTTGCAGTAGAAGCTGTCAACCAATCATTTACACAGTCACCTTATCTTACTAACAAATAA